Proteins encoded together in one Nitrospiraceae bacterium window:
- the queA gene encoding tRNA preQ1(34) S-adenosylmethionine ribosyltransferase-isomerase QueA: MKDINNINVLKVADFDFSLPEELIALTPSEKRDEARLMVLHKDGGIEERQFHDIHEYLNEGDMLLLNNTKVFPAKLTGTKPTGGKIGFLLVNEIAKDEWSVLSRKKYTGELAIADGFSAEITDGEKVRFKYNGAFIENLSKYGEMPLPPYIKRKPEARDREWYQTVYAKELGSIAAPTAGMHFTQELIKKIEGKGVKIKYLTLHIGIGTFKPIKTEKVYEHKMDQEYFEIETELLNEINNTKGSGKKIISSGTTTTRAIEGCLSGYCRSGENKEGSRIKNKNSKTVKGYTDIFIYPGYKFRAVDSLITNFHLPRSTPLMLTSALCGFSRLKEAYERAVKSRYRFFSYGDAMLIL; this comes from the coding sequence ATGAAGGACATAAATAATATTAACGTCCTGAAAGTCGCTGATTTTGACTTTAGCCTGCCTGAAGAACTCATAGCGTTAACCCCGTCAGAAAAAAGAGATGAGGCCAGACTTATGGTGCTTCATAAAGACGGAGGAATAGAGGAAAGGCAATTTCATGATATCCACGAATATCTTAATGAAGGCGATATGCTTCTGCTTAACAACACAAAAGTCTTTCCTGCAAAACTCACTGGAACAAAACCAACAGGAGGAAAGATAGGCTTTCTTTTGGTAAACGAGATTGCAAAAGATGAATGGAGCGTGCTTTCAAGGAAAAAGTATACAGGGGAATTAGCAATTGCAGACGGATTTTCAGCAGAGATCACTGACGGCGAGAAAGTCAGATTCAAATATAACGGCGCTTTTATCGAGAATTTATCAAAATATGGAGAAATGCCATTGCCTCCTTATATAAAACGAAAGCCGGAGGCAAGGGATAGGGAATGGTACCAGACAGTTTATGCAAAAGAACTGGGCTCTATTGCTGCTCCGACCGCGGGAATGCATTTTACGCAGGAGCTTATCAAAAAGATCGAGGGCAAAGGAGTAAAAATAAAATATTTGACGCTTCATATCGGCATCGGAACATTCAAACCCATAAAAACAGAAAAAGTTTACGAACATAAGATGGATCAGGAATATTTTGAGATTGAAACAGAATTATTAAATGAGATCAATAATACAAAGGGATCAGGGAAAAAAATCATATCTTCAGGCACAACAACAACGCGCGCTATTGAAGGCTGTCTTAGCGGATACTGCAGATCTGGTGAAAATAAGGAAGGCAGCCGGATAAAAAACAAAAACTCAAAAACTGTCAAGGGATATACTGATATATTTATTTATCCGGGGTATAAATTCAGGGCTGTTGACAGCCTGATCACAAATTTCCATCTTCCACGCTCAACACCATTGATGCTCACATCTGCGCTTTGCGGTTTTAGCAGGCTCAAAGAGGCTTATGAGCGTGCTGTAAAAAGCAGATATAGATTTTTCTCATATGGTGATGCTATGCTTATTTTGTAA
- a CDS encoding SPOR domain-containing protein produces the protein MRDRSSYESPRESSGKSIVIVIVIVTCTVSFALGYFVGKTNVKDKQEKYQIVAASAKEEAVKPLQAEQPAPNAQTNPSIILSDAKNEKTTEPRQPVQGKDKKNNSETVKQEKKDSSTEESASSYTVQAGAFKNQKDAEILKKKLEKKGHKAYIKKMTGAKNIKLYKVRVGSFEDKEEAEFLATRLKKEGFKPFITSKNKDAGK, from the coding sequence ATGAGAGACAGATCTTCCTATGAAAGCCCAAGAGAATCATCAGGCAAAAGTATTGTTATAGTAATAGTAATTGTCACATGTACAGTGAGTTTTGCCCTTGGATATTTTGTCGGCAAAACAAATGTAAAAGACAAACAGGAGAAGTATCAGATTGTAGCAGCTTCTGCAAAAGAAGAGGCAGTAAAACCATTACAGGCAGAACAACCAGCGCCAAATGCACAGACAAATCCATCAATAATACTTTCTGATGCTAAGAATGAGAAAACAACTGAACCCAGGCAGCCTGTTCAAGGCAAGGATAAAAAAAATAATTCTGAAACAGTAAAGCAGGAGAAGAAAGACAGCAGCACAGAAGAGAGCGCATCTTCATATACAGTTCAGGCTGGAGCATTCAAGAACCAGAAAGATGCAGAAATTCTCAAAAAGAAACTTGAAAAAAAAGGACATAAAGCTTATATAAAGAAGATGACAGGAGCTAAAAACATAAAGCTGTATAAGGTCAGAGTAGGAAGTTTTGAAGATAAGGAAGAGGCTGAATTTCTTGCAACAAGACTTAAGAAGGAAGGCTTCAAGCCATTTATCACTTCAAAGAATAAAGACGCAGGAAAATAA
- a CDS encoding PhoH family protein, with product MINELREVSAEGYQLKPEDIRYALRAIAKGDKTSVKDLFLNNIPVASSKRFIIPKTEVQRNYIEAIKKYDIVIGIGPAGTGKTYLAMAMAINALLKKQVSRIVLARPAVEAGEKLGFLPGDMFEKVNPYLRPLYDALFDMLDADKAGKFIERGIIEIAPLAFMRGRTLNDSFIILDEAQNTTSEQMKMYLTRLGFNSKTVITGDITQIDLPSGKASGLIEADKVLSEIEDIKVIYFSEKDVVRHRLVQEIVKAYEKYEKRDS from the coding sequence ATGATTAATGAGCTCCGCGAGGTTAGCGCTGAAGGGTATCAGCTGAAGCCGGAAGATATACGTTATGCCCTGAGGGCAATTGCCAAAGGAGACAAGACATCAGTAAAGGATCTTTTTCTTAACAACATACCTGTAGCTTCAAGCAAGCGTTTCATAATCCCAAAAACAGAAGTCCAGCGCAATTATATAGAGGCAATAAAAAAATATGATATTGTGATAGGAATCGGGCCAGCAGGAACAGGGAAAACATATCTTGCTATGGCTATGGCAATAAACGCACTTCTTAAAAAACAGGTAAGCAGGATTGTGCTTGCAAGACCGGCTGTTGAAGCTGGAGAAAAACTTGGTTTCCTGCCAGGCGATATGTTTGAAAAAGTTAATCCTTATCTAAGACCGCTTTATGATGCGCTGTTTGACATGCTTGATGCTGACAAGGCAGGCAAGTTTATTGAACGCGGGATTATCGAGATCGCGCCTCTGGCATTTATGAGAGGAAGAACATTGAATGATTCATTTATAATTCTTGATGAAGCGCAAAATACCACATCTGAGCAGATGAAGATGTACTTGACAAGATTGGGGTTTAATTCGAAAACAGTAATTACAGGGGATATTACACAGATTGATCTTCCTTCGGGAAAGGCCTCTGGTTTAATAGAGGCGGATAAAGTTCTCAGTGAGATAGAGGACATTAAAGTAATATATTTTTCAGAAAAGGATGTTGTAAGGCACAGGCTTGTGCAGGAGATTGTAAAGGCGTACGAAAAATATGAAAAACGGGATTCCTAA